The Gracilimonas sediminicola sequence CAGTTACATTCGCCGGTGGAGACTGGAACCCAAAGATCCCGAAGCTTATGCACGGGGCGAACTGGTAGAGCCGGTAAAACCGATAGTGTATTACCTCGACCCCGCTACTCCCAAGAAATATGTGCCATATGTAAAGCAAGGTGTGGAAGACTGGAATGAAGCCTTTGAAGCTGCAGGCTTTAAAAATGCTGTGATTGCCAAAGAAGCGCCCTCCCCGGAAGAAGATCCGGACTGGAGTCCTGAAGACATTCGCTATTCCACCGTTCGCTGGGTAGCCAGCACCATTAGGAATGCGGTTGGGCCAAGTGTGAGCGATCCCCGAACCGGCGAAATTATTGAAAGTGATATTGTTTGGTACCATAATCACATGCGTTCTTATCGCAACCGGTTGATGATTGAAACGGGAGCTGCTAACCCAGATGCCCGAAAACTACAGCTGGATGATGACCTGATTGGCGAAACCATGCGCCGGGTAATTGCTCACGAAGTGGGTCATGCTATCGGACTTCCCCATAACATGCAGTCCAGTTCGGCTTATCCTGTGGATTCCCTTCGCTCCGGTACTTTTACGCAAGAGTATGGAATCGCAACCACCATCATGGAGTATGCACGCCAGAACTACATTGCTCAGCCCGGTGATGAGAACATCCGGTTCATTCGAAAAATCGGACCCTACGATAAATATGCTGTAAACTGGGGATACCGTGTAATTACTGAGGCTGAAACTCCCGAAGATGAAAAACCCATTCTGGACAGCTGGATTGAAGAAAAAGCCGGCGACCCTGTTTATCGTTTTGCTTCTTCCACAGGCTGGGATCCTTCTTCTCAAACCGAGGATTTATCCAACGATCCGGTTCAGGCCAGTACCTATGGACTCATGAACCTGAAACGTGTGGTTCCGAATTTAATCGAATGGACTTCCACTCCGGGTGAAGGTTATGATGATCTGGAAGAAATTTATGGTGAATTGGTTTTCCAATGGGCTCGTTATGCCGGCCATGTTTCCACCAATATTGGCGGTGTTTACCAGGAGCGAAAGGCTTCCGATCAGGACGGAGTGCTTTATACCCCGGTGCCTGCTGATTACCAAAAAGAAGCCATGGATTTCCTCAATGACCATGTTTTCACTACGCCCGACTGGCTGCTGGACAAGGAGATCCTCCGCCGTATAGAACACGCCGGAGCCCTCGAAAGAGTCAAAAACCTGCAGGCTCGTTTACTGAATGATGTGATGGATGCCGGCGTAATGCTGAGACTGAACGAAGCACATACTTTCGATGAAGATGCCTATGCCCCGCTTGACATGCTGGAAGATTTACGACGCGGTGTTTGGAGTGAAGTGTACTCCCCTGCTGCAATCGATCCCTATCGCCGTAACTTGCAGCGAATGTATATTCAGAACATTGAAGAGATGTTTGAGAATGATGAAGTCGGAAGGTCATGGAATCCGGTAGATGTGGCTACTTCTGATATCCGCCCACTTTTACGGGTTGAGCTTAATACTCTTCAGGCTGATCTTCAAAGAGCTCAGAGTCGTATCCCCGATGCCGTTTCCAAAGCGCACATTGCGGACATCCTTGAGCGCATTGACGGGATTTTAAACCCAACTGATTAAACGAACAGTATTAGGTATTAGAATTATAGCTTCTGTGTAAAAGCAGGAGCTATTTTTTTATTTAAGCTTCAGAGCTTTCAGAACACCTTTTTCGGTGATTTTTACGTGTCCGTACAGGAACGGCCCGCCTATACTCGCTATGTTAATCAGTTCTTTATTCTCAAGGTATTCCAGCAGGTTCTTAAGTTCTGCTCTGTCAACCTCAAGTTCTTCAGCAAGCTCTTCGACTGGTATTTTTTTATCGGTATCTTTTTCACACAGCTCCCCAAGTTGTAAGAGTAGCTGTTTAGCCCTGCTATTAAAATCTCCACCAATTAACATATACATGCTTAATTCAATCGTTGGCTAAGAATCCCCAATTCAGCTAAAGAGAAGGTTACGTTAATGTTAAGCTATCATTAACATGACTTTGACGGAAATGATAAAGCGATGATTATAAGACTATTCTAATCGATTATTTGCTCAGTTAGGCGGAACTTAAGCCTTAATAAAAATAGGTGTTTTATGTTAGATGGGTTGACGCTGAGGAATAGAATTTTCCTATTCTCTTCTCTTTTGTTGCTGATGGCATTCCTGCTGATGTGGATATTCGTACGTCCGCAGTACAGGGAAGCTATCATTAATGAGCGTACCACCATTGTATCCCAGCTTCAGGAATACTCCTTAAAACGCTCCGATCAGATTATCCGAAACTGGCTGAATTCCACCAATTACACAGCTGAAGAAATAGCCAAAGCCCCGGAGCAAACCCAGAATATCGTTACCAAAACCATCAACCTGACGCCTGGCTTGATGAGAATCACCATTTCGGAGCAATCATCGACTGAGTCAGTTGACATGAGGCGTTCTTTTTATGATGAAGTTGATTTCAGTGGTATTAAATACAAATGGTATCCCTCTCGCCTGGATCCCATGATTAACGTTAGCTGGAGCCCCGACACCCTACAAAACACCCATTTCTTCATAGCCAAGCGGGTAATCCAAATCGGCGGTAATATCTTTCAGCTGGATATGTTTTTTGATGCATCGCAAATCACCCGGGAGCTTATTAACATTCCGTTGGGAGGAAATTATGTGGCTAACATCGTCAGCGGAACCGGTGATAACATTGTCCCCGAACAGCCATTTGAATTTCCTGCTTTCCTGGTTGGTGATGCCAGCTACTCCAGTCAATCTACCATAGAAATGAACGGGAGTAATTGGTTCGTTATGACTTCCCGGTTTCAAACCACTCCATTTTGGCATGTGATAGCGGTGGAAGACTCTTTTATCCTGCAGCCGGTGCATGATTTAATCAGGTTTTCGGTGATAACCGGTGGCGTTATTCTCTTCATCCTGTTTTGCTTTAGCTGGTATGTAAGTATTCACGTAAACAAACCGGTTGAACAGATTATAACAGACGTAGAATACCTGAGCGCCCTGAACTTTGAACATCAGATTAAGCCCGTTTCACTCCCTGAATTTGACCTCATGCAGGAAACGCTGGAAAACATCAGGCTTACCCTACAGCGCTATCAGAAAATAAATGTGGAAAGAATCATCCTGGAAGAATCCAAGAACAAGTACATGATGACCTATTCCGAGGATCTGATTGGTATTTTGGATGAGAACCAGCATTTCAGCTTCCTGAATAACAATTTCCAAAACTTCCTGAACAGCCTTCAGCTGGATCCAAAGGTTATTACCCCGGATGAAATTTTGGAGCACGCTGATATCCAAACCACCAAGCTTGAGCAGAATATCCATTACCCGGACCCTTATACCATTAAGATTAACCGGGCGGAATTGTCCCATTCTCTAAAAGAAGAGAAATCGTATTTCTATGATTTCCAGTATGTGACCATCGTTGATCAGGAGGATAATGAACAAGCTGCGATGATTATCCTGCACGACAAAACCGAAGACCGCCTGAATGATATCAAGCGAAATGACATGATTAACATCATTGTACATGAGCTTAAAAACCCGATTAGTGGGGTACTCGGGCTTTCGCAGATATTGCTGGAGAATGATAATATTGAG is a genomic window containing:
- a CDS encoding zinc-dependent metalloprotease, giving the protein MHAFSTKLITACVLSFLLIAGCTSSKETTSNPAQKPSRSASPSSNGIKPYSEVITDKAKTDEGLFDVHWVDDKLYYEIPDSLLNREMLLVSRIAQVPTDYFGFFSGGSKTAEQVLTFERQRDQILIRKQSYNAVASDTLPIYKSVKANNFAPILAAFPIETIGKDSASVVIEMTEFFTSDIEAISGAISFLRRQYQVRRLDGNRTYIESAKSFPKNIEVRHVLTYDAGNPPSDQGTNTLSMLMNQSMVLLPEEPMRPRYEDYRVGWFTVDQIDYGLEAQKAKEVSYIRRWRLEPKDPEAYARGELVEPVKPIVYYLDPATPKKYVPYVKQGVEDWNEAFEAAGFKNAVIAKEAPSPEEDPDWSPEDIRYSTVRWVASTIRNAVGPSVSDPRTGEIIESDIVWYHNHMRSYRNRLMIETGAANPDARKLQLDDDLIGETMRRVIAHEVGHAIGLPHNMQSSSAYPVDSLRSGTFTQEYGIATTIMEYARQNYIAQPGDENIRFIRKIGPYDKYAVNWGYRVITEAETPEDEKPILDSWIEEKAGDPVYRFASSTGWDPSSQTEDLSNDPVQASTYGLMNLKRVVPNLIEWTSTPGEGYDDLEEIYGELVFQWARYAGHVSTNIGGVYQERKASDQDGVLYTPVPADYQKEAMDFLNDHVFTTPDWLLDKEILRRIEHAGALERVKNLQARLLNDVMDAGVMLRLNEAHTFDEDAYAPLDMLEDLRRGVWSEVYSPAAIDPYRRNLQRMYIQNIEEMFENDEVGRSWNPVDVATSDIRPLLRVELNTLQADLQRAQSRIPDAVSKAHIADILERIDGILNPTD
- a CDS encoding sensor histidine kinase, yielding MLDGLTLRNRIFLFSSLLLLMAFLLMWIFVRPQYREAIINERTTIVSQLQEYSLKRSDQIIRNWLNSTNYTAEEIAKAPEQTQNIVTKTINLTPGLMRITISEQSSTESVDMRRSFYDEVDFSGIKYKWYPSRLDPMINVSWSPDTLQNTHFFIAKRVIQIGGNIFQLDMFFDASQITRELINIPLGGNYVANIVSGTGDNIVPEQPFEFPAFLVGDASYSSQSTIEMNGSNWFVMTSRFQTTPFWHVIAVEDSFILQPVHDLIRFSVITGGVILFILFCFSWYVSIHVNKPVEQIITDVEYLSALNFEHQIKPVSLPEFDLMQETLENIRLTLQRYQKINVERIILEESKNKYMMTYSEDLIGILDENQHFSFLNNNFQNFLNSLQLDPKVITPDEILEHADIQTTKLEQNIHYPDPYTIKINRAELSHSLKEEKSYFYDFQYVTIVDQEDNEQAAMIILHDKTEDRLNDIKRNDMINIIVHELKNPISGVLGLSQILLENDNIEDEEQQVLVNQIHLSGDRMNKLVNRFLEIQRLESGKNSAEFENVDLEKVVEHVQQITSPLLSEKNLRIDSKKTGRDFKVKGNSDLLFDAVQNLISNAIKYGDENRTIEIQLTETPENIRFSVTDHGFGISTEDQKKIFDKFYRVRSKATAREKGTGLGLAYVREIMHQHDGEIELESNEAIGSRFTLVIPKTNGQSLT